TCAGGTACATAAATACGACAATCATTGTAAAACCCAGAATCGCTAAGGTTGGCATTGAAATTCCTCCTTGATTTTTAAGATGGAAGATTTGAATGAAAACGGTAATTTAGTGAATATTAAATTTTCAAACAATTTGATCCGGATCGCATATCGCGGACGCAGCCATTATACCCAACCCTGCAGTTCGCGTAATTATAAGTATAAAATGTGTCAAGGGTCCATGTAAAATTCAAACTATTGATCGCCGGCTATCAAATTTAACTATATTGTGCCGAAACCCCTGCCTCTCCGCCGGAAATGCAAGGGTTTCACTGTATAACAAACGTAAGGCACACGATTTGCAAAATATCAGTAAAATTCATTTTTTTGACGAAATTTACAAATACTTTAAACAAATTCATCTCCAGAAATTCCTGATGATAAATCATCCAGGTTTTACGCTGAACGGATTTTCCCTGTTTATCCGTCAGATAAATTTTGTGCAGGTTTTCTATGCCGTTTAATATCAGATGAGGCATGATCCCATAGCCTAGCCCGTTTTTAACCATTTCCTTGCAGGTGACCAGCCTGTCGACTTCCATGTTGATGGTCGGAGGCTGCGAGAAGCGTTCCCGCCACCATTTATCGATGAGGTTTTTAATGAGAGCATCAGTCTGATAGTTAATGCGGGGCAGATTCGGGAGGTTTCTGACGTCGATTTTGTTCATCGAGGCGATGCAGATCGGTTCTTCAAACAGCAGGAGCTTCTGGCCCTGCCAGTCATAATCCGAACTTACGAAGCCTACGTGAACCTCCTGATTATATACAAGGGTGTGGATATCTTTACTCCAGGTAGTGGTTACCTTGAACTCAACATCCGGATATTGCCGCTGGAAGAGTTTAAGGAGAGGGGGGAGCATGAACATTGTGAAATAGCTGGATGCTCCCAGCCGTAAGGTGCCGGCGACCTTGTTCTCCAAATTCATGACTTGCTCCTTAATTTGGCGGAGGTTGAAAAGGGTTTGCGCCGCACACTTCGCCAAATATTCTCCCTGGGGAGTAAACTGGACGCCCTTGCTCGTACGGTAGGCGATTTTGACCCCGAATTCCGCTTCTATTTGCCGCAGGCGCGCCGTTAGCGCCGGTTGGGAAATAAACAAGGCCTGCGCTGTTTTAGTGATGTTTTTTTGTTCAAACAGAACTTGTAAAATACGCCAGTCCCGATCGTCCACGTGAGGTCCTCCTAAAATATTTTGGATGGTAAACATTATTTAGCTTCAAAAGGTATCGGTTCGGAATATCATCCCGATTTTCCTTGTTTTGATTATTTAAATTTTTGATTGATGCCGATCGCAGAAAACTATTACTTTTATTTCTGAATAGTATCTATAATTGTTATAGTCGCTGCAATAGCAGAGTTCGTTCGACTATCGATAGTTTATCCGAAGCGGGGAGGGAGTTATTTATGAGCAGGCTGTTGAAATCAGCGCAAGCCGGCACGGTAGAATCAACCGATATTTTGATCATGCTGGCGCCAGCGGATCCGGGAGCAGGCATCACAGTGGAACTGATTAGCCCTACGATGCAGCAGTACGGAGAGCATATCAAAAATCTCATTATCAAGACACTGGCATCCTACGGAGTGCAGGATGCGGTTGTTCACGCCAATGAAAAGGGCGCACTGGATTATACCATCGAAGCCCGGATCAGAACCGCAGTGATGCGGGCCTTGAGCTAAGGAGGAAGAGATCGTGGGAAAAGAAAAGTTACGCCGGGCGATGATGTTTGCGCCGGGGAATAATCCTGCCATGCTGCAGAATGCCGGCATTTACGGCGCCGACAGCATTATTTTTGATCTGGAAGACGCTGTTTCCATTCCGGAGAAGGATGCCGCGCGACACCTTGTGGCCAGCGCGTTAAAACATTTTAAGTATCCCTGCGAAGTGGGCGTCCGGATCAATCACATCAGTACCCCATGGGGCCGGGATGATTTAGAATGTGTGCTGGCTTCCAAGCCGGATTTCATTCGTCTGCCGAAGGGGGAAACGGCGGATGAAATCAAATTGATTGATGAGATTATCAGTGAAGCGGAAGAAAAACACGGTTTTGCAGCCGGGTCTATCCAGATGATGACGGCTGTCGAGTCGCCTAAGGGATTGCGTAATGCTTATGAAATGGCCACTGCCAGTCCCCGGATGATGGCTCTGGCCATTGGGGGCGAAGATTTTGTCACCTCCCTGAAAACGACAAAAACCAAAGGCGGCCGGGAACTGTTTACTGCCCGCAGCATGCTGGTGTTTGCGGCCCGTGAGGCCGGCGTCGACGTCATCGATTCGGTATTTTCCGATATCCGTGATGAAGAGACGTTTATTGAAGAAGTGAAACTGATCAAAGAACTGGGATTTGACGGCAAGTCGGTGGTCAATCCGCGCCAGATCAACCTGGTTTATCAGGTATATACGCCTACGGAC
The Acetonema longum DSM 6540 DNA segment above includes these coding regions:
- a CDS encoding LysR family transcriptional regulator, coding for MDDRDWRILQVLFEQKNITKTAQALFISQPALTARLRQIEAEFGVKIAYRTSKGVQFTPQGEYLAKCAAQTLFNLRQIKEQVMNLENKVAGTLRLGASSYFTMFMLPPLLKLFQRQYPDVEFKVTTTWSKDIHTLVYNQEVHVGFVSSDYDWQGQKLLLFEEPICIASMNKIDVRNLPNLPRINYQTDALIKNLIDKWWRERFSQPPTINMEVDRLVTCKEMVKNGLGYGIMPHLILNGIENLHKIYLTDKQGKSVQRKTWMIYHQEFLEMNLFKVFVNFVKKMNFTDILQIVCLTFVIQ
- a CDS encoding aldolase/citrate lyase family protein, with the translated sequence MMFAPGNNPAMLQNAGIYGADSIIFDLEDAVSIPEKDAARHLVASALKHFKYPCEVGVRINHISTPWGRDDLECVLASKPDFIRLPKGETADEIKLIDEIISEAEEKHGFAAGSIQMMTAVESPKGLRNAYEMATASPRMMALAIGGEDFVTSLKTTKTKGGRELFTARSMLVFAAREAGVDVIDSVFSDIRDEETFIEEVKLIKELGFDGKSVVNPRQINLVYQVYTPTDKEIEYAQKVLAAYREALERKSGVISLNGKMIDAPMITRAERVLAYAAAVGAYRKEEAL
- the citD gene encoding citrate lyase acyl carrier protein; protein product: MSRLLKSAQAGTVESTDILIMLAPADPGAGITVELISPTMQQYGEHIKNLIIKTLASYGVQDAVVHANEKGALDYTIEARIRTAVMRALS